The nucleotide sequence CGGTCGAGCAGGCGCGCGCCGCCGGTTTCCGGCCGCAGGTGGTGGTTCCTTCGGCGGGGGTCGCCCGCGTCGCGTCTTTCGGGGAGCTCACCCCCGAAACCTGGCGCGAGTCGCTGGAAACCAACCTGCTGGGAGCTGTTTTCCTTTACCGGGCTTGTCTTCCCGACCTTCTCGAACGCGGCGGGCACCTCTTCGCCTTGCTTTCGGTGGCGGCGAAGAAGGGTTTCCCGGACTGGTCGGCCTACGCGGCGAGTAAATGGGGGCTGCGTGGCGCGGTCGCTGCCTTGCGCGAGGAGCTTGCGGGCTCGGCGGTGCGGATCACCGAGATCTACCCGGGAGCGACCGACAGCCCGCTCTGGGAAGGCGTGCCGGGGGAGTGGAATCGGGCGTCGATGATCTCCCCGGAGGCGGTTGCCAAGGCGATCGTCTGGGCGCTGGATGCGGATCCGACGACCAGCGTCGAGGAGATCCATCTGCAGCCGAGGGGCGGTAATCTGTAGGCGATCGAGGCGCTCCGGGCCCTCCAGGCCCTCGGATATCTCTGAGCGCTCAGAGGGCGGTCGACGCACCGGCGCCGCGCTGGGCGCCCGTGCGTTGACAGGCTTCGCGTCCAGTTCGTAGACTTCTCATTTGAAAGGGGTTAATCGTGAACTCGGGGGTTCCTGACAGCCTTTCCCTGGACGGCACGGGGCGGCGTTTCGGCATCGTCGCGGCGCGTTTCCACGGCGCGGTGGTGGATCGTCTCCTCGCCGGCGCCGAGAGCGCGCTGCTCGCCCATGGGGTCACGGCGGCCGATATCGAGGTCGTCCGGGTGCCGGGCGCCTGGGAGATCCCTGCCGGCCTCGACGCCCTGGCGCGCAGCGGCCGGTTCTCGGCGCTCATCGCCCTGGGCGTCCTGATCCGGGGCGGAACGCTGCACTTCGAGGTCATCGCCAACGAGTGCAGCCGCGGCATCGCGGAGGTCTCGCTGCGTCGTGAGCTGCCGGTCGCCTTCGGCGTGCTGACCTGTGAGACGATGGCGCAGGCGGTGGCACGGGCCGGCGGGGAAGAGGGCAACAAGGGCGAGGAGGCTGCCCTGGCGGCGCTCGAAATGGCGAGTCTGCTCGACCGCCTTCGCCAACACCGGGCTTCCTGACCACCATCACTCGAGTCGGTAGCTCTCGTCCGCAAGGACGGAAAGGCTCTTTGAAGAGGGGTTCTGTTCGTGGGAAAACGTAGGATGGCAAGAGAGATGGCCCTGCAGATGCTCTTCCAGCGCGACCTGGGCGCCTCTGCCTTGCCCGACGTCCTGCGGACGTTCGACCCCGAGGACTACCTCCGGCAGCTGCGGGCCGACGAAGTCGAGACGCGGGAGGCAGAGCCCGAGACTCCGGCGCCGCCGCTGCGGCCGGTGCCGCGACCCGACGAGATCCAGGACGCCTTCCTCTATGCCGGCCGCCTGGTCGAGGGGGTCGAGAGCCACCGCGAGCAGATCGACGACCGGATCCGCGCCCAGGCGGAGAATTGGCGCCTCGAGCGGATGCCGTCCGTGGATCGCAACATCCTGCGCCTCGCCATCTACGAGATGTGGCACCAGAACGACGTGCCCAAGCTGGTCGTGGTCGACGAGGCGGTCGAGCTCGCCAAGCGGTTCGGCTCCGAGCAGTCGGGCCGCTTCGTGAACGGCGTCCTGGATGGCCTCATGAAGAACGAGCCGATGCCCGGGAGCCTGCGGTGATGCGCGCTCCGGCCGGACCGGTCGCGCACGGCAAGTTGCGGGCATCGCAGGGGTCGCGGGTGTCGAGGATCTGGCGGGTGCGGCTCGCCGCGATCGGCCTGTGCGGTGCACTGCTCTCCTCCCTTCCGGCTGGCGCCGCGACCCATGTCGTGCGCGGCACCGACAGCGCTACCATGCTGATCCCGGCTGGTGTGCAGGTCGAGTCGTATGCGAACTCGGGGTATCGCCTGGTCGTCGCCGACGCGGTGGCGCAGGTCGAGGTCGACCTCGCGCCGCTCGCCAGCCGGCAGCGATTCGAGGAACGGGCGCTGCCCGCGGCGAGCGGTCCCGAAGCGCGCCTGGCGCGCGCCGTCGCCGCCGGGTCGAAGACGCGCTTCGAGGCGGTGTCGCGGATCCTCGGCTGGATCTCCGCCAACGTGCGCTACGAGCTCGACCGCACCCAGGCCCAGGATCCCCGGTCGGTGCTCGAGCGGCGCTCGGCCTATTGCACGGGCAACGCGCGACTCGCGGTGGCGCTGCTCGACGCGCTCGCCATCCCTGCCCGGGAGATCGCCGGCTACGTCGTGGACGATTTCTCCGGTGGTGCGGCCGCAGGTTTTCATCGTTGGATCGAAGTCTTCTACGACGACCGCGGCTGGGTCTTTTCGGACCCCCTGGCCAGCCACAATTTCGTCGCGGCGACCTACCTCCGACTCGCCTCGAGTGTCGTCGAGAGCGATCTGCCCGGTCCCGCGCTGATGCTCTCGCGCGACAACCGCCTCGAGGAGATCGACCA is from Thermoanaerobaculia bacterium and encodes:
- a CDS encoding SDR family oxidoreductase; amino-acid sequence: MTGQALGAAVISGAGSGIGRAAALALAQRGHPLVLLGRSAGPIDATLRVAGGKGIAVVADVRDAGAVQAAVEQARAAGFRPQVVVPSAGVARVASFGELTPETWRESLETNLLGAVFLYRACLPDLLERGGHLFALLSVAAKKGFPDWSAYAASKWGLRGAVAALREELAGSAVRITEIYPGATDSPLWEGVPGEWNRASMISPEAVAKAIVWALDADPTTSVEEIHLQPRGGNL
- a CDS encoding 6,7-dimethyl-8-ribityllumazine synthase, which gives rise to MNSGVPDSLSLDGTGRRFGIVAARFHGAVVDRLLAGAESALLAHGVTAADIEVVRVPGAWEIPAGLDALARSGRFSALIALGVLIRGGTLHFEVIANECSRGIAEVSLRRELPVAFGVLTCETMAQAVARAGGEEGNKGEEAALAALEMASLLDRLRQHRAS
- the nusB gene encoding transcription antitermination factor NusB, translated to MAREMALQMLFQRDLGASALPDVLRTFDPEDYLRQLRADEVETREAEPETPAPPLRPVPRPDEIQDAFLYAGRLVEGVESHREQIDDRIRAQAENWRLERMPSVDRNILRLAIYEMWHQNDVPKLVVVDEAVELAKRFGSEQSGRFVNGVLDGLMKNEPMPGSLR
- a CDS encoding transglutaminase domain-containing protein — translated: MRAPAGPVAHGKLRASQGSRVSRIWRVRLAAIGLCGALLSSLPAGAATHVVRGTDSATMLIPAGVQVESYANSGYRLVVADAVAQVEVDLAPLASRQRFEERALPAASGPEARLARAVAAGSKTRFEAVSRILGWISANVRYELDRTQAQDPRSVLERRSAYCTGNARLAVALLDALAIPAREIAGYVVDDFSGGAAAGFHRWIEVFYDDRGWVFSDPLASHNFVAATYLRLASSVVESDLPGPALMLSRDNRLEEIDQLAQTPARLVLARANGAGRRSAALRVLVPGFPDGEAELIGPGSRRSQSVRGGTAVFLGLAPATYEVQIRERGRLEATRRITIDGPVLADVVIASATGIAAGGGVGEGDGRQ